One region of Polynucleobacter paneuropaeus genomic DNA includes:
- the uvrB gene encoding excinuclease ABC subunit UvrB, producing MIAEMPPKSPKTSSKSPVNETLPAVVADPLGQAGHDLDPAKFVEFPDSPYHLYQPFPPAGDQPQAIEKLVEGVEDGLVFQTLLGVTGSGKTFTMANVIARTGRPAIVFAPNKTLAAQLYSEFREFFPRNAVEYFVSYYDYYQPEAYVPQRDLFIEKDSSINEHIEQMRLSATKSLLERRDVIIVATVSAIYGIGNPGDYHSMVMTLRPGDKMSQRDILVRLIAMQYERNELDFKRGVFRVRGDTIDIFPAEHNELAIRVELFDDVIESLQFFDPLTGRIRQKIPRFTVYPSSHYVTPRETVLKAIETIKTELRERLDEFVKDGKLVEAQRLEQRTRFDLEMLNELGFCKGIENYSRHLSGAKPGEAPPTLVDYLPNDALMFLDESHVLIGQLNAMYNGDKSRKHTLVEFGFRLPSAMDNRPLKFTEFETKMRQTIFVSATPADYEGQHTGQVVEQVARPTGLVDPEIEVLPASTQVDDLLSQIHERVKVGERVLVTVLTKRMAEQLTDYLSDNGVKVRYVHSDIDTVERVEILRDLRLGVFDVLVGINLLREGLDIPEVSLVAILDADKEGFLRSERSLIQTIGRAARNVRGKAILYADRVTDSMRRAMGETERRRTKQIAFNKEHGIEPRGVTKRIKDIIDGVYDVGEKRIELQTAQERARYEDMTEKDLAAEIKRLEKQMNSEAKNLEFEKAASTRDRLSKVKEMAFGALSHDFLG from the coding sequence ATGATAGCTGAGATGCCCCCTAAGTCCCCGAAAACCTCCTCTAAATCCCCTGTGAATGAGACTCTCCCCGCGGTAGTGGCCGACCCATTGGGCCAAGCAGGGCATGACTTGGATCCCGCTAAGTTTGTCGAATTTCCCGATTCCCCTTACCACCTCTACCAGCCATTCCCGCCAGCAGGTGATCAACCTCAGGCAATTGAGAAGTTGGTTGAGGGCGTAGAGGATGGTTTGGTGTTTCAGACGCTCTTGGGGGTAACCGGTTCTGGCAAGACTTTTACGATGGCCAATGTCATTGCCAGAACAGGGCGCCCAGCCATTGTTTTTGCTCCTAATAAAACACTAGCAGCACAACTCTATAGCGAGTTCCGCGAATTCTTTCCACGCAATGCAGTGGAGTATTTCGTGAGCTACTACGACTATTACCAGCCTGAAGCTTATGTGCCGCAGCGCGATTTGTTTATTGAGAAAGATTCTTCAATTAACGAACATATCGAACAGATGCGTTTATCAGCAACCAAGAGTTTGCTCGAGCGACGCGATGTCATTATTGTGGCAACAGTGTCGGCGATTTACGGTATTGGCAATCCCGGTGATTACCACAGCATGGTCATGACGTTGCGGCCTGGTGACAAGATGAGCCAGCGCGATATTTTGGTCCGCTTAATTGCGATGCAATACGAGCGCAATGAATTAGATTTCAAGCGCGGTGTTTTCAGGGTTCGTGGCGATACGATTGATATCTTCCCTGCAGAACATAATGAGCTCGCGATTCGGGTGGAGTTGTTTGACGATGTAATTGAGAGTTTGCAATTCTTTGATCCTTTAACTGGACGTATTCGTCAAAAGATTCCTCGCTTTACTGTCTACCCTAGCTCACACTATGTCACCCCACGCGAGACAGTACTTAAAGCGATTGAAACGATTAAGACCGAGTTGCGCGAACGTCTCGATGAGTTTGTCAAGGATGGCAAGCTGGTTGAGGCGCAGCGCTTAGAGCAACGGACGCGCTTTGATCTCGAGATGCTCAATGAGTTGGGCTTCTGCAAAGGAATTGAGAACTACTCCCGCCATCTCTCTGGCGCCAAGCCAGGCGAGGCTCCGCCGACTTTGGTGGATTACTTGCCTAACGATGCTTTGATGTTCTTGGATGAGAGTCATGTCCTCATTGGGCAGCTCAATGCGATGTATAACGGGGATAAGTCGCGTAAACACACGCTCGTTGAGTTTGGTTTCCGTCTGCCATCGGCAATGGACAACCGACCCTTAAAGTTCACTGAATTCGAGACCAAGATGCGTCAGACCATTTTTGTTTCAGCGACCCCAGCAGATTATGAGGGTCAGCATACTGGACAAGTTGTAGAGCAAGTAGCGCGGCCAACTGGTCTTGTTGATCCTGAAATCGAAGTGTTACCAGCCAGCACACAGGTCGATGATCTATTGAGTCAAATTCATGAACGGGTCAAAGTAGGTGAGCGTGTCTTGGTTACTGTGCTGACTAAACGTATGGCGGAGCAACTAACAGATTACCTATCGGATAACGGAGTGAAGGTGCGCTATGTCCACTCAGATATCGATACGGTCGAGCGGGTCGAAATTCTGCGTGATCTGCGTTTGGGTGTATTCGATGTATTGGTCGGTATTAATTTATTACGCGAAGGTTTGGATATTCCTGAAGTGTCCTTGGTCGCCATCTTGGATGCTGACAAAGAGGGCTTCTTGCGTTCTGAGCGCAGTTTGATTCAAACGATTGGACGTGCCGCACGAAACGTACGCGGCAAAGCCATTTTGTATGCTGACCGTGTTACTGATTCTATGCGGCGCGCGATGGGTGAAACTGAGCGACGTAGAACAAAACAAATTGCGTTTAATAAAGAACATGGCATCGAGCCACGTGGCGTCACCAAGCGCATTAAAGACATCATTGATGGTGTTTATGACGTGGGTGAGAAGCGGATTGAGCTTCAGACAGCCCAAGAGCGAGCCCGCTATGAGGACATGACTGAAAAAGACCTAGCAGCTGAAATTAAACGTCTAGAGAAGCAAATGAACTCTGAGGCTAAAAACCTTGAATTTGAGAAGGCTGCCAGCACCCGCGACCGGCTATCCAAAGTCAAAGAAATGGCCTTTGGGGCCCTATCTCACGACTTCCTGGGCTAA
- a CDS encoding amino acid aminotransferase, with protein sequence MTLFSSVQLAPKDPIFGLTEAYVADQKPDKVNLGVGVYFTDEGKIPLLKAVLKAEEELVAKHLPRGYIPIDGPNPYNQAVQNLLFGAHSPLIKDGRVVTAECIGGTGALRVGADFIERLNLRAPAAISNPTWENHRGIFEAAGFEVRDYTYFDSATHGVDFAGMVKSLESYPKHTTVVLHACCHNPTGADITEAQWRQVIEICKSKELIPFLDMAYQGFADGIDQDGIAVRLFADSGMSFFVSSSFSKSFSLYGERVGALSIITQSKEESNRVLSQLKRVIRTNYSNPPTHGGAIVAAVLNTPELRQMWEEELATMRNRIKKMRHDFVIKLAEAGVKEDLSFIEDQRGMFSYSGLTAEQVERLQKEDGIYALSTGRICVAALNTKNIDKVARAIARVLAA encoded by the coding sequence ATGACCCTGTTTTCTTCTGTTCAGCTTGCCCCTAAAGACCCTATTTTTGGCTTAACCGAGGCCTATGTTGCCGATCAAAAACCCGATAAGGTCAATCTTGGAGTAGGAGTCTACTTTACAGACGAGGGCAAGATTCCTTTGCTAAAGGCCGTGCTTAAGGCTGAAGAAGAATTGGTTGCCAAACACTTACCAAGAGGCTACATCCCCATTGATGGTCCCAACCCCTATAACCAAGCGGTCCAGAATTTATTGTTTGGTGCTCACTCTCCTTTAATCAAGGATGGGCGTGTTGTGACTGCCGAATGTATCGGCGGCACTGGTGCATTGCGCGTTGGCGCTGACTTCATTGAGCGTTTGAATTTGAGGGCTCCTGCTGCAATTAGTAACCCCACCTGGGAAAACCATCGCGGTATTTTTGAAGCCGCTGGATTTGAAGTTCGTGACTACACCTATTTTGATAGCGCGACTCACGGTGTTGACTTTGCAGGCATGGTGAAATCTTTAGAGTCTTATCCAAAGCACACCACAGTCGTTTTGCATGCATGCTGCCATAACCCTACTGGTGCCGACATTACTGAAGCGCAATGGCGTCAAGTGATTGAGATTTGCAAGTCAAAAGAGCTGATTCCATTCTTGGACATGGCTTACCAAGGTTTTGCTGATGGCATTGATCAAGATGGTATTGCTGTGCGACTCTTTGCAGATTCTGGCATGTCCTTCTTTGTATCGAGTTCTTTTTCTAAATCTTTTTCTCTATATGGTGAGCGTGTTGGCGCTCTATCTATCATCACCCAAAGCAAAGAAGAATCTAATCGCGTTCTTTCACAACTCAAGCGTGTAATTCGTACGAACTATTCAAATCCACCAACCCATGGTGGCGCTATTGTTGCTGCCGTCCTGAATACGCCTGAACTGCGCCAGATGTGGGAAGAAGAGTTAGCTACCATGCGCAATCGTATTAAAAAGATGCGTCATGACTTTGTGATTAAATTAGCTGAGGCTGGCGTAAAAGAAGATCTTTCTTTCATTGAAGATCAGCGTGGCATGTTCTCGTATTCAGGCTTAACAGCCGAGCAAGTGGAGCGCCTGCAGAAGGAAGATGGTATCTACGCCCTCTCAACAGGTCGTATTTGCGTTGCAGCCCTCAATACTAAAAATATTGATAAAGTAGCTAGAGCGATTGCTCGGGTTTTGGCTGCATAG
- a CDS encoding polyhydroxyalkanoate depolymerase, producing the protein MLYQLHEFQKALLNPLSAWARAASETFMNASNPLSKMPGSSRLAASYELLHRLGKEYKKPEFGIKTVHAHGRDVAIHEAVVLAKPFCQLIRFKRFSDDVQVITKLKEDPVVLVVAPMSGHHATLLRDTVRTLLQDHKVYITDWVDARNIPLEDGDFGLDDYVHYIQEFIRTIGAKDLHVISVCQPTVPTLGAISLMASAGEQTPASMIMMGGPIDARKSPTAVNNLADKKSYDWFESHVIYKVPPPHPGAGRRVYPGFLQHAGFMAMNPQNHMQSHWDFFKSLMKGDEDDANAHIRFYDEYNAVLDMDAKFYLDTIKTVFQDYALPNGTWKVGDELVKPQDISHTALLTIEGELDDISGSGQTRAAHKLCKGIPTEHKDHYEVAGAGHYGIFAGRRWREKVYPKVKSFIRDHQEIHKKTKARPPALGGKTSD; encoded by the coding sequence ATGCTATATCAGTTACATGAGTTTCAAAAGGCCTTACTCAATCCACTGAGTGCTTGGGCGCGTGCGGCTTCTGAAACTTTCATGAATGCCTCCAATCCCCTTTCGAAGATGCCAGGCTCCTCACGTTTAGCAGCTAGCTATGAGTTACTCCACCGCCTTGGCAAAGAATATAAAAAACCAGAATTCGGCATTAAGACAGTGCATGCTCATGGACGTGACGTTGCCATTCATGAGGCTGTAGTGTTAGCCAAACCATTCTGCCAACTGATTCGATTCAAGCGTTTCTCTGATGATGTTCAAGTCATTACAAAACTCAAAGAAGATCCGGTTGTACTGGTAGTAGCCCCTATGTCAGGGCATCATGCGACTTTATTGCGTGATACCGTAAGAACCTTATTGCAAGACCACAAGGTTTACATTACTGACTGGGTCGACGCGCGAAATATTCCGCTGGAAGATGGGGATTTTGGCTTGGATGACTATGTTCACTACATCCAAGAATTTATCCGCACGATCGGCGCCAAGGATCTTCATGTGATCTCTGTATGCCAGCCTACGGTTCCAACTCTAGGTGCAATTTCGCTCATGGCCTCTGCAGGAGAGCAAACGCCTGCCTCCATGATCATGATGGGTGGGCCAATTGATGCCCGCAAATCACCTACCGCAGTAAATAATTTGGCAGATAAAAAATCTTACGATTGGTTTGAGAGCCATGTGATTTATAAAGTCCCTCCTCCACACCCTGGCGCAGGAAGACGCGTCTATCCTGGCTTCTTGCAACATGCTGGCTTTATGGCTATGAACCCACAAAACCATATGCAATCCCATTGGGATTTCTTCAAGAGCCTGATGAAGGGCGATGAAGATGATGCTAATGCCCATATTCGTTTCTATGATGAGTACAACGCAGTACTTGATATGGATGCTAAGTTTTATTTAGATACGATCAAGACTGTTTTCCAAGACTATGCCTTACCTAATGGCACTTGGAAAGTCGGTGATGAGCTTGTTAAACCTCAAGATATTTCGCATACTGCCTTGCTAACCATTGAAGGCGAGCTAGACGATATCTCTGGTAGCGGTCAGACACGCGCAGCTCACAAACTATGCAAAGGCATCCCTACAGAGCATAAAGATCATTATGAAGTTGCTGGTGCTGGACATTACGGTATCTTTGCTGGACGACGTTGGCGTGAGAAGGTTTACCCCAAGGTCAAATCCTTCATTCGCGACCATCAAGAAATTCATAAAAAAACTAAGGCTAGACCTCCAGCCTTAGGCGGCAAGACCTCTGACTAA
- the rsxB gene encoding electron transport complex subunit RsxB produces the protein MNTLEENALADSLEDALPQTQCTKCGYPDCRAYAQAMASGDVKPNRCPPGGVEGIQRLSRILEPYFPLDAFVLNSQIDPSCGVERSRPVAVIDPKRCIGCTLCIQACPVDAIVGASKQLHVVLDDWCTGCDLCLPPCPVDCITMVGVTDQNTGWNAWAPALADEARIRYHARETRLAREERDNQERLAKKASAKLSALNAESASTEAELTEQARKRKIIAAAIARAEQSK, from the coding sequence ATGAATACCCTTGAGGAAAATGCGCTTGCCGATTCTCTAGAAGACGCTCTACCCCAAACCCAATGCACTAAGTGTGGCTATCCGGATTGCAGAGCCTATGCACAAGCCATGGCATCTGGTGATGTCAAACCTAACCGCTGCCCTCCTGGTGGTGTCGAAGGGATTCAGAGACTCAGTCGGATTTTAGAGCCGTACTTTCCGCTAGATGCTTTTGTACTCAATTCTCAAATAGATCCTAGCTGTGGTGTCGAGCGCTCCAGACCCGTCGCAGTAATTGATCCTAAACGCTGTATTGGTTGCACCCTCTGTATTCAGGCCTGCCCTGTTGATGCCATTGTGGGGGCTTCCAAACAGCTTCATGTCGTGCTGGATGACTGGTGTACTGGCTGCGATTTATGTTTGCCACCGTGCCCAGTAGATTGCATCACGATGGTAGGCGTCACTGATCAGAATACTGGCTGGAATGCTTGGGCCCCCGCTTTAGCCGATGAAGCCCGAATACGTTACCACGCTAGAGAAACCCGTTTGGCTAGAGAAGAACGTGATAACCAAGAGCGTCTTGCAAAGAAAGCGAGTGCTAAGTTATCGGCACTGAATGCAGAGTCTGCATCAACAGAAGCTGAGCTTACCGAACAGGCACGTAAACGTAAAATTATTGCAGCAGCCATTGCACGAGCCGAGCAATCCAAATGA
- the nth gene encoding endonuclease III, whose amino-acid sequence MNLERRRSFFELLKANNPQPTTELEYSSPFELLIAVLLSAQATDVSVNKGTRKLFKIANTPQALLNLGEEGVRPYIQHIGLFRTKGKHIQETCKILLEQHQGEVPRTREALEALPGVGRKTANVILNTAFGEPTIAVDTHIFRVSNRTGLAPGKDVVMVEAQLMKRVPKEFLQDAHHWLILHGRYTCTARNPHCQECIVEPLCRFKQKTGKGKVRGDI is encoded by the coding sequence ATGAATCTTGAGCGGCGGCGCAGTTTTTTTGAGCTATTAAAGGCGAACAACCCACAGCCCACCACTGAACTTGAATACAGCTCACCCTTTGAGCTCTTAATTGCAGTCCTACTTTCCGCACAAGCTACTGATGTCTCAGTAAATAAAGGGACACGAAAACTATTTAAGATTGCCAATACCCCGCAAGCTTTACTAAATTTAGGTGAGGAAGGTGTCCGCCCCTATATTCAGCATATTGGTTTATTCAGAACCAAAGGGAAGCATATACAAGAGACCTGTAAAATTTTGCTAGAGCAGCATCAGGGTGAAGTCCCTCGTACGCGTGAGGCCCTAGAGGCTTTGCCAGGGGTTGGTAGAAAAACGGCTAACGTGATACTGAACACAGCGTTTGGCGAGCCAACAATTGCAGTCGATACCCATATTTTTAGAGTGTCGAATCGAACAGGCTTAGCGCCAGGAAAAGATGTTGTTATGGTTGAAGCACAACTCATGAAACGCGTTCCTAAAGAATTTTTACAGGACGCCCATCATTGGCTTATTCTGCATGGCAGATATACTTGCACGGCTCGCAACCCTCACTGTCAAGAATGCATTGTTGAGCCACTCTGCAGGTTTAAACAAAAAACGGGAAAAGGAAAAGTGCGTGGCGATATTTAA
- a CDS encoding DUF1841 family protein encodes MFNPTREEVRRFFCDTWKKKTEGHILAPLEIIAGDWMEQHPEYHDLLADPEGALAQDYTPERGETNPFLHLSMHLSISEQISIDQPPGIRQVSETLTKKLGSAHEAQHLIMECLGQVMWEAQREGGQLSPEKYLEALKKLV; translated from the coding sequence ATATTTAACCCTACTCGCGAAGAAGTGCGGCGCTTTTTCTGCGACACCTGGAAAAAGAAAACTGAGGGTCATATTCTTGCTCCTCTTGAGATCATCGCAGGTGACTGGATGGAGCAGCATCCCGAGTACCACGACCTACTGGCTGATCCTGAAGGTGCTCTCGCGCAAGATTACACTCCTGAACGCGGGGAAACCAATCCCTTTTTACATCTTTCGATGCATCTTTCGATCAGCGAGCAAATCTCAATCGATCAACCACCTGGGATACGTCAGGTTTCAGAAACCCTCACCAAGAAATTAGGCTCTGCACATGAAGCACAACATCTGATAATGGAATGTCTAGGGCAAGTCATGTGGGAGGCCCAAAGAGAGGGTGGGCAACTGAGTCCTGAAAAATACCTTGAGGCTTTAAAGAAGCTAGTTTGA
- a CDS encoding HIT family protein: protein MSNCVLCKDTLRPEEGELIWRGDDCRVILIHDPDLPGFCRVIWNRHVREMSELTYGEREHLMNLVFAVEQAIDQTMEPLKINLASLGNQVPHLHWHVIPRYEDDAFFPSTAWSARVRETSPAIIAERKRLAAELPKAIRAAIAALA from the coding sequence ATGAGCAATTGCGTACTTTGTAAAGATACCTTGAGACCTGAAGAGGGGGAGTTGATTTGGCGTGGCGATGACTGCCGCGTGATTTTGATTCACGATCCTGACTTGCCGGGTTTTTGTCGAGTGATTTGGAATCGTCACGTGCGTGAAATGTCTGAGCTCACTTATGGAGAGCGTGAACATTTAATGAATCTCGTTTTTGCTGTTGAACAGGCGATTGATCAAACAATGGAGCCACTCAAGATCAATTTAGCCTCTTTGGGTAACCAAGTACCCCATTTGCATTGGCATGTCATACCGCGTTATGAGGATGATGCTTTTTTCCCAAGTACTGCGTGGTCAGCTAGGGTGCGAGAGACATCTCCAGCAATCATTGCTGAACGTAAGAGGCTAGCTGCGGAGTTACCAAAGGCAATTCGCGCAGCAATTGCTGCGCTAGCCTAG